The Rhododendron vialii isolate Sample 1 chromosome 1a, ASM3025357v1 region TCAAACAacatccatattggtagaaaaattatttgcgtaaatacatgatttttgaccttgaaattaccttcttttttccaaaaccttccttttttaaaagtgGAACGGTATCTAACTTTTCTAATGGATTTTCCCCAAAACAGACGAAAACAAATTAGCTTCCCGGAGAAGCTTTTCTGATCCCAACAAATCATGTGCTCTAAAGTGTGTAGAATATTCCAAAAACTAGCCCACAAAAATATAACTCTTTTGGGCCAAACAAAATTATTACTGGGCTAACAAAATAGTGGGCTTCCACTAAGGAAGGAACCCAACATTCTCCCCCTTCCCGACGTAAGTGGAAGGATCGACCAACCCGACAAAGCTCGAAACTTCTCATGCTTGTCCTTAGACAAAGCCTTAGTCATTATATCCGAAGGATTGTCATCCGTGTGGATTTTCTCAAGTTGCAACAACTTCATGTCAAGTGTGTCCTGAATCCAATGATATCTAACATCAATGTGCATTGGTCAAGAATGGAAATAGAAATTCTTGCTCAAATGCATTGCACTTTGACTATCACAAAAGAGAACATACCTCCCTTGATTCAAACCCAACTCTTGCAAGAACTTCTTCAACCACAACAACTCCTTGCAAACTTCAGTAATTGCAATGAACTCCGCTTCCGTAGTTGATAGAGCGACACATTTTTGCAACCTTGATTTCCAATTGACAGCTCCCCCTGCAAAGGTCATCAAATGCCCCGAAGTAGACTTCCGAGAATCAACATCACCCGCCATGTCAGCATCCGTGAATCCATCCAACACAGTTTTACCATTTTCGATCGAAACACAAACAAACTCTAAAAGTTCCCCGGAGATACCTGAAAATCCATTTCACAGCTGCCCAATGTTCTTTTCTAGGATTTGAAAGAAACCGGCTAACAACTCCAACCGCATGAGCTAAATCCGGCCTAGtacaaaccatagcatacatTAAAAAACCAACTGATGAAGCATAAGGAAAATTTTCCATCTCTACCTTGTCTTTTTCACTAGCTTGTAGGACATTGTTTCAAACTAAGTTTGAAATGATTCGCAAGCGGACAACTAATAGGCTTTGCCTTACTCATGTTGAACCTTTCAAGTTTCTTTTCAACATAACTTTCTTGAGACAACCAAATCAGTCCCTTCTTTCGATCACGAGTAATTTTCATGCCCAAAATTTGCTTCGCCGGTCCCAAATTTTTCATAGCGAAGGATTTACTCAACTCCAACTTCAAGTTGTTGATCTTCGTAGAATCTTGTCCCACAATTAACATATCATCGACATAGAGCAAGAGAATAATAAAGTTCCCATCCGAAAACTTTTTCACAAACACACAATGATCCGAAGTGGTTCTTGAATAACCCGGATCCACCATAAAAGAATCAAATTTTTTGTACTATTGCCTTGGAGCTTGTTTTAAGCCATACAAGCTCTTCTTCAATTTGCAAACAAggttttctttccctttttctttgaaGCCTtcaggttgctccatataaatcttctcctctaaatcaccatgAAGGAACGCAATTTTCACATTAAGTTGTTCGACCTCAAGATTCAAGCTTGTGACCATACTAAGAACAACACGAATGGAGAACATTTTCACAACGagagaaaaaatttcatcaaaatcaataccaTTTTTCTGCCCAATCCCTTTCACCACAAGGCGTGCCTTGTTCCACAAATTTTTCCCATCATGCTTCAATCGGTAAACCCATttgtttttcaaagttttctTACCCTTAGGTAATTTCACCAAATCATAAGTGCGGTTTTCAAGCAAGGACTTCATTTAATTCCTCTTGCATAGTCTTAGCCCACTCACCTTTCTTATCATGCTCCACGGCTTCTTGGTAGCTCTCGGGCTCCCCCTATTCCATTACTGTCACGAATTCATCAGGAGAGTACTTTCTTGACAGTTGCTTGTCTCTAATAGATCTCCTCAACTCCAGTTGCGGTGGTGGCTCTTGAATTGGTTGCTCCCCCTCATTTTCCAACTCAACATCATTCGAAACATCAACATTTTCACCAACTTCAAGAGGAGGCTGCACATCCtcttcattttcaacatgtGTCAAAGGTGAAGGAGTTGGCTCCAAGTCAACAAGATCACTAACAATTTCCTCCGGTTGATCATCCTTGTCAAAGTCTTTAATTGTTTGATCTTCAAGAAAGACAACATCTCTACTCCGAATGATTTTCTTGCCAACCGGATCCCACAATCTATAGCCAAATTCCTCATGCCCATAGCCAAGAAAAATGCATTGTCTTGCCTTGTCATCAAGCTTGGACCTTTCATTTTTCGGAATGTGAACAAATGCCCGGCAACTGAAAACCCTCAAGTGATCATAAGTGAGATCCTTGCCCAACCAAAATTTTTCCAGAACATCGCCATTCAAAGGAACCGAATAAGacaaattaatcaaatcaacCGCCATCCCCATTGCCTCAGCCCAAAAAGACCTTGGCAATTTTGCATGTGAAAGCATGCATCGCATCCTTTCCACCATAGTGCGTTTCATCCTCTCCgtgactccattttgttgaggagttttCTTGGCGGTCTTTTGGTATTTAATGCGTTGGTTACGACAATATTCATCAAACGGCCCAAGATACTCACCACCATTGTCGGAACGAACACATTTCAACTTCTTCCCGGTCTCTCTTTCAACTTTGGCCTGAAAATCTTTAAACACATTTAAAACTTGATCTTTAGTTTTCAACggataagcccataattttctcgaatgatcatcaataaaggtaacaaaataaaaagcacCACTATGAGATCTAACTTTCAAGGGACCACAAACATCCGAATGAACCAAGTCCAATACATTAGGTTTTCTAGTAAAAGACTTGAAACGAAATGCAACTCTATTTTGTTTACCGgctaagtaatgaacacaagTTTTAAGAGGGGTACCTTTCATACCGGGTAAGAGCTCTTTCTTGGCAAGAACATGCATCCCCTTTTCACTCATATGCCCAAGCCTCTTGTGCCACAATTTGGTAGAGGAGCCATCGTCAAGTGTATTTACAAACCCCTTGCTAATTTTTCCTTTCATCGTGTAAAGTGAGCAAGTCTTGTTCCCTTTAGCCACCACAAGAGAACCCTTCGTGAGCTTCCATTTTCCATTACCAAAATGGTTGTTGTAGCCTTCATTGTCTAGCTTTTCGGTGGAGATCAAATTGAGACGAATATCTAGTACATGTCTCACATCTTAAGCACCAACTTGCATCCAACACCTGTTTCCAAGCAAATATTACCCATGTCAACAATTTTCGACAAACCTTCATTTCTCATACGAACACACACAAAATCTCCTTCATTGTTGGAAGTGAAGAAATCGGCTCTTGAAATGACATGGAATGAAGCATCGGAATCAATCACCCAATTAGTATCTTGGCTAACCAAATTGACACAACTCTCATCACATACAACCACAAGTTCACCATCGGAAGAGACCGCAGCTgtgttttcttgcttcttatcACCATGTTTCGCACGATTTTCCTCCTtgaatttgagctttaggcattCCCGCTTCATGTGGCCTTTCTTTTTACAATAATGGCACTATATATCTTGCTTTGACGGTGATCTTCCCCTCGAACTCCCACGGCTTTGATCATGATTGTGAGGAGTGGTACTTCTACCTCTAGATCTCCCTCTTGATTTAACAACAAGTGCCCCCAAATGAGAAGAACTGGTGGACTTTCTTCTCGTCTCTTCATTCAACAAACTACTAGTAATTTGGCTCATAGAAACAACTCCATCCGGCGCCTAGTTACTAACCATCACAACCAAAGTTTCCCAATTCTCGGGTAGAGAACTAAGAAGCGTCAAAGCCTGCAACTCATCATCAAACACAAACTTCATAGAAGCAAGTTAATTAACAATGCTATTCATTTCATTCAAATGTTCCGCAATAGACTTGCCctctttaaatttaaaattcaccaattttttgaacaagaaTGCTTTGTTAGTGGCCGATTTTTTTCATAAAGACTTTCCAATTTCTTCCACAAATCGTAAGCCGAAGTTTCGATGGAGACATGATGAAAAACACTATCGTCAATCCATTGACGAATAAGCCCAATAGCTTTTCGATTCAATGTGGTCCAATCCTCATGTTTCATATCGATGGGTTTAGCTGTGTCACCTTCTACAGGCCCATGTAAATCTTTACAATACAAGAGGTCTTCCATTTTAATTTTCCAAGTCACCCAATTAGTTCCATTGAAACTAATCATCCTACCAACATTTCCTTCCATGATTTAcaccaaaaataataaactcCAGCCAACCttcggctctgataccagttggGAAAAATATGCGAAATTTCCCACAAGTAAATCCGTTGCCTGCATGCTCACTTTCTTCTTATTCTCCTTTTACTGCCTCTGCAGCCTCCTCTGCATCCAACCGTACATGGATTTCGGCACCCTGGAGTTCCTCCTCAACGCGACTCTGAATCTTTTCGGGCTCCGTTCATCATACACATGGCTCGTCATGGTTGCGTGCATTGGCATAGCGGGGCTCCCACACTGTCTAGAGCCGGTGCATCCCCCCGGAGGAGCAACTAGCGATGAAGCTGATCAACTCGAATCAGGGCAATTACTTCCCACGATTTGTAAAGAAGAACCCCCTCCTCTCGGGGCATAGTTGGCCAACAATGATCCCTCACAATTCGGTTGTATTTGAAAAATCCCTAGCTTGCCTaggtttaaaaatatttgctatgTTTTAAACGTTTTCAATATCAACCCAATCAATCACCAGAAGGCAATAAATAGAAGAAcaccaagatatacgtggaaaaccctaaacgggaaaaaaaacaaccggaaggaatcaaacactataaaaCATTGTGCggttacaagtaatcttaccctgcgATTCTGAATCCTCACAAATCGCTCTAAGACTTACTTGCCGAATCTATGTTCACCACACCCAGTGCTTGACCGCCGCtaccttgaatccacaagccttccgtTTACCTTCCGAAATCCACCGATGGACTTTCTAACTTTGTTGGAATAAAGTTGTAAAATGCTTCCACGTTCCACCAGTTAATTAATTAGCCACTCCAAGATAGCACATCACGTTCTCGCAGTCAATTTGCAAACCCAAGATTAAAGGAGAACATGTTTTTGGATTCGTTTTCGACATCCACGCAATATTCCTTGACTGCCGCGTATCTCTCGTTTTTTTCCGGTCGGAGAAATAATAATAGGAAGCATGTATTTATAAACTCAGCCTATCAAATACAAAATGATTCATTACCTAAAGACTCATCCTATCAAATACAAAAGATTTGATTTCCTTTCACCCCTAAACAAACACTCcagaattaaaataaataataaattacaactcgataaattGAAACACAATTAAATATGTGTTTTTGTCTTGGAATTTGCCAACACAGATAGACTGTGGCCCGTGGTcttaacaatctccccctttagAACTTCCATGACAAAACATACTCAACACTAAAAACTTATCCCCTAACAGATTGAGGTCACGACTTGAAGCTGCAAAAACACTAAAGGACATAATCtgttataaatgaaaaaatttctTACCCTTTTTGTCACGGAAGGACAAAGAAAGAGCAAGGATAAATGAACAACATATGCTAGGACAAGCATAGAAATCAATTAAGCGCATATAGAATAGgcataaatacatatatatctATAAAACCAAGATACTCCCACTCACCAAACAAAGATATGCTCCCATAGAGAGAGATTTCAAAGAGACAAAAGAATATACCATGAAACATTCAATCACCAAGATATATCACACACAAAAGAAACATCGCATGGTACCCCAAGTAATGATTGCTTTCAAAGGAGCTACCCtaagaaaatttcaaagaacGACCATGGGTATAAAATCATGCAAGGGTACGTGTCATAGTGAGTGTGTGCAATGATAGCCTTAACAATAGAATCAACTCATCCCTATGAGGTCATATCAACCAAGAAGGGACCAATTTACATCATTCTCCACAAGGGCGGCAGACCAACTCCAACCCGCATGAAGTATGATCATATCAAGAACGGGGTTAGGAGAGTATATAACATGATATTCTCCCCCTCAAGAGATGCCAACCTTATACCAAATAATCACACAATATTTTTACACCGTCATGGGCGGCTTTCACACAACTAAGACCGTAGCTTAAATCCATGACGCAAAAAGAGAATACATGATGTGCAAGTCAATGGTAGCTTGCACGTGCACAAAGAGGTAGCCCTTTCCTCAAGTCTctcaaatttatatatatatatatatatatatatattttagccCATCAAACCGAGTCAATCGACCTCACATGGGGTATGCAAGTCAAAGGTCAATACCCAAGGTGAATGACAAAAGGGTGTCCACCACAAGGACAAATACTCACCCAAAGAGATAAGGATCAACTTCTCAAGGCTATCAATGGGCGTGTACAAACACATGCAATGACTGCCATACACATGATTTTTCGATGAAATTCTCATAAAGTAGCTCTCGAGAAGGCATGCATGGCAAGTACGAACCATGAGATGCACTATCAGGAGATATAGCAAGGCATCAAGATGAAACATAGCATGCTCAAAGACATCCCAAACCATGTGGGTCatagaaacaaattttttttttgtttttaataattatatttattgaaaaacacaaccaaaaaaaatgcaaaaacagCAACGAAACTCATAGAGCTAGGCAATAGATTATTAGTATAAAACATCCTAGTCTATTAATAAGGGCCATGCCTCAAAAAACAAGGTTAACCTTTCCGGATGACCCATTATCATCTAGAGAGATACATGTATGATTCACTTGAGGCCTCACATCCGAACTTCTCACCCAAAGTGTTCGGATTCTCACTTTCTCAACTTTTGCCTTAGCCTTGGGGAAAGGCTTAGATTGGTGAATCACATTGGTCTTATGCGTAGGCATGTGCTTGTGAGTACTACCCCAAAAACTTTTATCATAAATATTAGAGTGAGCATGGGGGTGTCCAATCAATTGATAGCAATGTGGCCTTATGTGACCATTGACACCGCAATGGTGACAAATGGGTATGAAAGCCCTTTGCATAGGGGGGCTAGGAGGAGTAGGCTTTCGAGGtgcattattatttttcttgccACAAATGAAAGATGAAGGATTAGAATGGTTACCTTTATGCTTACCAAATCCATGATTACCTCCGCCTTTAGAAGTTGATGCTTCCTTTTGAAACCCAAGACCGGTTTTATTCGACATTCTCCTTTGCACTCCAATGATCTCTTCTAAAGCCTTTGACCCTGCATTCATTTTCTTAAATGTAGCATTGGCCTTGTCAAGCTCAACTTGCAAATTAGCTAAAGTCAAGAAGCTTGTTAGTTTCATAAGTCGCATGCAAATCAATCCCAAGTTTACCATTCACACTCTTAACATCAACAAGTTCATTAATCAAAGAATCTGTATCATTCTCAACTTGACTCACCCGAGCTTGAGCTTTCAAAAGCTCTTGCTTGAGTTTTACATTGGACTCATCGCTCTTCTTCTCTTCACTAGATAGCTCAATGTTGGTCAACCTCAGGCTTTCTTTGTAGAGTTCATTGTAGGCTTTCTGCAAACTCTCTTCCTCCTCACTCTCGCTGTTGCTCAAATACTCATCAttcactctctcatctcctaaCTTAGACTCACTCACATGGGGATGCACAGAAGCTCCTAAAGCCATAACTTTACTACTCCCCCcacaattttcttcttcattagAGTCACTATCATCCCAAGTTTTGACATTATAggatttgtttttctgt contains the following coding sequences:
- the LOC131328504 gene encoding uncharacterized protein LOC131328504 yields the protein MENPNIHNSAVAKPPILDGSNYAYWKTRMKAYLKSQNNQVWLSVVNGYTEPTSTVDGKNVRKPYESWTNGDHQNETYNSCALNAIFGCVSLPEFQRIFTCEIAKGAWDILAITHERNSPVRQQKLQSIITKFEMIRMKDNETFGEFYARLSEVVNSSFNLGEPISSEKIIKKIMRSLPERFITKVEVLECMPNFDSMKVEEIVGHLLTFETKLSQYRPQKEKNKNERNSFAFSSFKDSFKVPDSDDDELDQEEMALFVKKFGKFFKKNKTFGPNSKDKNGRSSKGKERKESKSSGLQCYECMGFGHIAQECANKQKNKSYNVKTWDDSDSNEEENCGGSSKVMALGASVHPHVSESKLGDERVNDEYLSNSESEEEESLQKAYNELYKESLRLTNIELSSEEKKSDESNVKLKQELLKAQARVSQVENDTDSLINELVDVKSVNANLQVELDKANATFKKMNAGSKALEEIIGVQRRMSNKTGLGFQKEASTSKGGGNHGFGKHKGNHSNPSSFICGKKNNNAPRKPTPPSPPMQRAFIPICHHCGVNGHIRPHCYQLIGHPHAHSNIYDKSFWGSTHKHMPTHKTNVIHQSKPFPKAKAKVEKVRIRTLWVRSSDVRPQVNHTCISLDDNGSSGKVNLVF